The DNA segment CAGGTGCTGGTGGCGACCAGCATCATCGAGAACGGTATCGATATCCCGAATGTCAACACCATTATTATTGATCGCGCCGACAACTTCGGCATCAGCCAGCTATACCAGCTGCGCGGACGGGTAGGCCGGTCCGATCGCTCGGCCTATGCCTATCTGCTGTACCCCGAGGATCGACCGCTGTCGGAGATTGCCATGAAGCGGCTGCAGGTCATCTCCGATCACACCGAGCTCGGATCCGGATTCAAGGTCGCGATGAAAGACCTCGAGGTGCGTGGTGCCGGTAATCTGCTCGGGCCGCAGCAGAGCGGCGACATCCTCTCGGTCGGATTTGATCTCTACCTGCGGCTGCTGGATGAAGCGATTCGTCGTCTGCAGTCCGAGGGCGACTACATCGAGGATCAGGAGGTGTATCTGGAGCTTGAATACACCGGGTTCATTCCGGATGAATACATCGATGATCCGATGGAGAAGATGGAGGTCTACAAGAAAATCGCCTCAATCAACACCGATACCGAACTGGCAACCGTCACCACCGAACTGGAAGACCGTTTCGGCCCGTTGCCGGACGAGGTGCACAGCCTGTTGTCGCTGGCGGAAATTCGGATTATCTGTCGCAGACTGCATATCTCCAGTCTGCGTGAACGTCGCGGACGGGTTACCATCACCTTTGAGCGGGTGGCACACCTTGACGTGGACAAGGTGCTCGAGGCTATTCGGGTGAGTGGCGGCGCTATGCAGCTGGATCCGAAAAATCCCCAGAACCTGGTGCTGCAGTCCGAATCGGTAGGACTGAAAGAAAAATCTGAATTTATTCGCGGGAAATTATCATCTCTGCTATAATGAGGGCAAATGGCAGTGCATCGCAAGAATAACATCGATCTGGTTTGCTCAATTGCGGAACTCTCCGGGCTGTTCGAAAAACGGGCCAGCGTCGGCGGGTTTCTGCAGAACGTTGTCGACCTGGTAGCCCAGCATATGGAATCCGAGGTCTGTTCGATCTATCTCTACGACGAAGACACCGAGGAACTGGTGCTGCGCGCCAACCGCGGGTTGGCAATCGATCACACCAGTGAGGTCCGCATGAAACTGGGGGAGGGGCTTTCCGGGTTAGCCCTGAAGGAATTGCGACCGATCAGGGTAGGACGAGCCAGCGCCAACCCGGCCTTTAAATCCTTTCCCCATGTGCATGAGGATGCCTTCAACGCCTTTCTGGCGGTGCCGATCAGACGTTCTCTCAAGCGTATCGGGGTAATCGTACTGCAGCACTCCCGTCCCGATTACTTTGATGCACACGATGCCAAGGCGCTGAGAGCCATAGCCAGTCAGCTGGCGACAACCCTGGAGAATGCTGAACTGATTATGAAGATCCATGATCAGGGCAACGGCAGCGACAAACGACAGAATCGCGGGTTCCGGCGACTTCGTGGTATACCCAATTCAGACGGGATCGCCTTCGGTAAGGCGGTGGTGCTGGGGCATCGTGACGAGCTGTACGCAAGCATCGTAGAACAGGCTACTGAAAGTCATGACACCATAGAGGATTTCGACCGGTCGCTGCGTGAATCAGTCGACCAGCTGGAGTTTCTGCAGCGCGAGGTAACCCAGATTCTCAGCGATGTGGCAACCCTGATTTTTGATTCTCACCTGTTGATGCTGCAGGATCCCGAGTTTACCGGGAAGATGCGGAGTGCAATCGAAGACGGAACCCCTGCAAGCCAGGCTATCATCGATGTTGTGCAGCAGTACGTAGCATTATTCGCCGGCAGCGGAAATCCGAGAGTTCAGGAAAAGGTCCAGGACATACAGGATCTGGGCTATCGGCTATTACATAATCTGGTGCAGGATATGCCGGAAAGCGGATCCTATGCTGATCATGTAGTGATTGCCAGTGACCTGTATCCGTCGGAGCTGGTCAAGCTGCGGGCGCAGCGCGCCGAGGGATTACTGCTGGTGTCTTCTGGGGTAACCTCGCATATATCAATCCTGGCCAGATCACTGGGGCTGCCAATGGTGCTGTGCAAGGACGATGCAGCACTCGAGATCCCCAACGGCACCCGCATGATTATCGACGGATTCGAGGGAAATATCTATATCGAGCCAACCAACGATATTACCCAGAAGTTCCAGCGCTTGCACTACGGTCTGCTGCACGCTGCCCATGAGGCTCGTGATGTTCCGTTGCGCACTACCACTGTAGATAATCAGCGGGTAATGGTGCAGGCCAACATCAATCTGATCAACGATGTGACCCCGGCAACCCAGTACAACGCCGAGGGGGTCGGACTGTATCGCAGCGAGTTCCCGTTTATTATCAGGAATCATTTTCCCTCGGAAGAGGAGCAATACCTTATCTATCAGCGAATCCTGGAACCTATGAAGGATCATGAAGTGGTCCTGCGCACCCTTGATGTAGGAGGCGACAAACAGCTTTCACATCTGTC comes from the Spirochaeta africana DSM 8902 genome and includes:
- the ptsP gene encoding phosphoenolpyruvate--protein phosphotransferase; this translates as MAVHRKNNIDLVCSIAELSGLFEKRASVGGFLQNVVDLVAQHMESEVCSIYLYDEDTEELVLRANRGLAIDHTSEVRMKLGEGLSGLALKELRPIRVGRASANPAFKSFPHVHEDAFNAFLAVPIRRSLKRIGVIVLQHSRPDYFDAHDAKALRAIASQLATTLENAELIMKIHDQGNGSDKRQNRGFRRLRGIPNSDGIAFGKAVVLGHRDELYASIVEQATESHDTIEDFDRSLRESVDQLEFLQREVTQILSDVATLIFDSHLLMLQDPEFTGKMRSAIEDGTPASQAIIDVVQQYVALFAGSGNPRVQEKVQDIQDLGYRLLHNLVQDMPESGSYADHVVIASDLYPSELVKLRAQRAEGLLLVSSGVTSHISILARSLGLPMVLCKDDAALEIPNGTRMIIDGFEGNIYIEPTNDITQKFQRLHYGLLHAAHEARDVPLRTTTVDNQRVMVQANINLINDVTPATQYNAEGVGLYRSEFPFIIRNHFPSEEEQYLIYQRILEPMKDHEVVLRTLDVGGDKQLSHLSDIEPDPNPFLGFRGIRFSFGHEDVFREQLRAMVRAGHRRKLGILFPMISSLDELLKAREVLSEVLQELADEGIQHNPAPRVGAMIEVPSAVDLVSELAACTDFLSIGTNDLVMYLLAADRTNERVQDMHKAHHPAVLRALKRIADGVGNRISTVSVCGGAGADPWMIPFLLGIGIRKFSVEPRQIPVVKDLISKMTIRESRRLVSKLLSMKTVAEVESYLGTS